A part of Bremerella cremea genomic DNA contains:
- a CDS encoding FecCD family ABC transporter permease, whose translation MSSHLRTLLLVLAIVIVASLVSMSLGSHWMSPTSLASSLLGYGHATHEMILWSFRLPRVLLVLLVGWAIAISGVLMQAVLRNDLAEPGILGVATGGNLGVTLALILFGTQIASPWSLPAMSIAGGLLAVLLVCGLAIDRSGIYPARLLLTGVAVSAALGSFTLVLSLNIDRQIYAQALAWATGSFNKADWNYVLALAVWLVVLMPIVLAICPVLNILRLRDENVIGLGLNVFQWRVLLLVLAVALGAAAMAMSGGIVFLGLIAPHLARRLVGPQHGWLIPAAGLMGMLLLLVADTAGRTLFAPVEIPAGIMVGGVGGIYFVYQLMTTKG comes from the coding sequence ATGTCCAGCCACCTCCGCACGCTTCTCTTGGTACTCGCCATTGTGATCGTCGCCAGCCTGGTTAGCATGAGCCTGGGCAGCCACTGGATGTCGCCGACTTCCCTGGCCAGCAGCTTGCTTGGTTACGGCCACGCAACCCACGAAATGATACTTTGGTCGTTTCGTTTACCTCGCGTGCTGCTCGTCTTACTGGTCGGCTGGGCCATCGCTATTTCCGGCGTCCTCATGCAAGCCGTCCTCCGCAACGACCTGGCCGAACCTGGCATCTTGGGCGTAGCCACCGGGGGCAATCTGGGCGTGACCTTGGCGCTGATTCTATTCGGCACGCAGATCGCATCTCCCTGGTCGCTGCCGGCCATGAGCATCGCAGGCGGCTTGTTGGCTGTGCTGCTCGTATGTGGCTTGGCCATCGATCGAAGTGGTATTTATCCGGCGCGGCTGCTGCTGACTGGGGTGGCCGTGAGTGCAGCGTTAGGGTCTTTCACACTTGTTCTTTCGTTGAACATCGACCGACAAATCTACGCGCAAGCCCTTGCCTGGGCGACCGGCAGTTTCAACAAGGCCGATTGGAACTATGTCCTCGCGCTCGCGGTTTGGCTCGTCGTTCTCATGCCGATCGTGCTCGCCATTTGTCCCGTACTGAACATCCTCCGTCTTCGTGATGAAAACGTGATCGGCCTTGGCCTGAACGTCTTTCAGTGGCGAGTTCTGCTCCTGGTTCTCGCCGTCGCGCTGGGCGCTGCGGCCATGGCCATGTCTGGCGGCATTGTCTTCCTGGGATTAATCGCCCCCCACCTAGCTCGGCGCCTGGTCGGCCCGCAGCATGGCTGGCTGATTCCAGCCGCTGGACTGATGGGAATGCTGCTGCTGTTAGTCGCCGACACCGCCGGTCGAACGTTGTTTGCTCCGGTCGAAATTCCCGCAGGCATCATGGTCGGCGGGGTAGGGGGGATCTATTTCGTGTACCAACTGATGACAACCAAGGGATAA